The proteins below are encoded in one region of Juglans microcarpa x Juglans regia isolate MS1-56 chromosome 4D, Jm3101_v1.0, whole genome shotgun sequence:
- the LOC121260664 gene encoding protein FAM98B-like, which produces MDTTIRFSRLVLFIAIAIGGLKGDETGSGTAHSQSNSTNFALPKLLQGNEDNEGRNKTSTEVVLNKKNINNGPYFRGQGRGGGGGGGGGGGWGGGGGGGGYKWGCGGQPRHGKGEERRAGILGGMNNNHAYRKRVFSKDIDNYKLGEFAQCMRRGRCRGMRLDCPLHCGGPCFYDCQHMCKAHCRRLS; this is translated from the exons atggaTACGACAATAAGATTTTCACGGCTTGTCTTGTTCATTGCCATTGCTATTGGTGGACTGAAAGGTGATGAAACAGGAAGCGGCACGGCGCATTCTCAAAGCAATTCTACTAATTTCGCTCTCCCTAAGCTTCTTCAAGGAAATGAAGATAACGaaggaagaaataaaacttCCACTGAAGTTGTACTCAACAAGAAGAATATAAATAATGGCCCATATTTTAGAGGACAGGGTA gaggaggtggtggcgGAGGCGGAGGGGGAGGGGGATGGGGAGgtggaggcggaggcggagggtATAAATGGGGATGTGGGGGACAACCAAGACATGGTAAAGGGGAGGAAAGAAGAGCAGGAATACTAGGAGGAATGAACAACAATCATGCATATAGGAAACGAGTTTTCAGCAAGGATATCGATAATTACAAGCTGGGGGAGTTTGCACAATGCATGAGAAGAGGGAGGTGTAGAGGAATGAGACTGGATTGCCCTCTTCACTGCGGTGGACCTTGCTTTTATGATTGCCAACATATGTGCAAGGCTCACTGTCGACGTCTTTCCTGA